The following are encoded together in the Pseudomonas sp. Leaf58 genome:
- a CDS encoding non-canonical purine NTP pyrophosphatase, which produces MTTVNRLEGLKIVSSNKTKIAEYRRLSGNTIEVQPGSDLPEILGSPDQIALYKALEAGEGLIVEDSILVVDGEPLIDIKWRLEELTQRAQNDPCKVVWEVRLAYLQDGLVKVFLGSLEGRLRPWDVAGSGYDPIFNVLGVGQSLARLEIRGLKDQYSARARAFKALLADQYHLSINQSALPAWTGAYQNE; this is translated from the coding sequence ATGACGACCGTAAACCGTCTTGAAGGGCTGAAGATTGTCAGCTCCAACAAGACAAAAATCGCCGAGTACCGCAGGCTCAGCGGCAACACCATTGAAGTTCAGCCTGGCAGTGATTTACCTGAGATCCTTGGTTCCCCGGATCAGATCGCGCTCTACAAGGCGCTTGAAGCAGGCGAAGGCCTGATCGTAGAGGATTCCATCCTGGTGGTGGATGGCGAGCCGCTGATCGACATCAAGTGGCGCTTGGAAGAACTGACGCAGCGTGCTCAAAATGATCCCTGCAAGGTGGTCTGGGAGGTCAGGCTGGCGTATTTGCAGGATGGCCTGGTCAAGGTATTCCTGGGCTCACTGGAAGGTCGTCTACGGCCCTGGGATGTCGCCGGCAGTGGCTATGACCCCATCTTCAACGTGCTCGGGGTAGGCCAAAGCCTGGCCAGACTGGAAATCAGGGGGCTCAAGGATCAGTACTCCGCCCGAGCTCGCGCATTCAAAGCTTTGCTGGCAGACCAATACCACCTTTCTATCAACCAGAGCGCACTGCCCGCCTGGACAGGCGCCTACCAGAACGAGTAA
- a CDS encoding YkgJ family cysteine cluster protein, whose translation MVELIKSVEVVYSKAQAEAQGLTNLKAMNLDAMEDDPRYAFMAALERDIPARAKLNQLKKASDQLTRVVIPHSACRSGCSYCCNISAVICESEARAIAKASGRQMKTLQGVPSPSVREKWHRVPCPFLKKGRCSVYDERPMVCRLMFNMADTPEQCNTDIPSSDSHVITLNLKQLEHGFVAAFAHEAWGDIRDFFPPS comes from the coding sequence ATGGTCGAGCTGATCAAATCCGTCGAGGTCGTTTACTCCAAGGCACAGGCCGAGGCACAGGGGCTTACCAACCTCAAAGCCATGAACCTGGATGCCATGGAGGATGACCCCCGCTACGCCTTCATGGCGGCCCTGGAGCGGGACATCCCTGCCAGGGCCAAACTCAATCAACTTAAAAAGGCCTCTGATCAGCTAACCCGAGTCGTGATCCCGCACTCAGCCTGCCGATCGGGTTGCAGCTACTGCTGCAACATCTCGGCGGTGATTTGTGAATCCGAAGCACGAGCGATTGCAAAGGCTTCCGGGCGCCAGATGAAGACACTTCAGGGCGTGCCCAGCCCTTCCGTGCGCGAAAAGTGGCACAGAGTACCCTGCCCGTTCCTGAAAAAAGGCCGCTGCTCTGTGTATGACGAGCGCCCCATGGTGTGCCGACTGATGTTCAACATGGCTGACACGCCCGAACAGTGCAATACCGACATTCCCTCTAGCGACAGCCATGTCATCACACTGAATCTCAAACAGTTGGAGCATGGATTTGTCGCCGCCTTCGCGCATGAGGCCTGGGGTGACATCAGGGATTTCTTTCCGCCCTCCTGA
- a CDS encoding CerR family C-terminal domain-containing protein: MPHPDKKIRRTHRQAYHCGDETCKRIIEAAIDVFATKGFQAATTRQIAEKAGVNTPALQYYFENKEGLYRACAELITHDASSHFKSVLSMIEAHLLQPVSRKQAICLFCDLQDSIVDRLLGCGEQDDTRRLFMAMSQTGQGLECGFTLMREHVADKIDSAAQTLVAIACSLPPEEPLVKVRAMTLLGQTLIFHVGRRYTEAALNWTQISGEDLDLLKTVLREQSVAALSSYGG, from the coding sequence ATGCCGCACCCCGACAAGAAGATCAGACGCACCCATCGTCAGGCCTATCACTGTGGCGACGAGACCTGTAAGCGCATCATCGAAGCCGCCATTGACGTGTTTGCCACCAAAGGTTTCCAGGCTGCTACGACGCGCCAGATAGCGGAAAAAGCCGGCGTTAATACACCTGCACTGCAGTACTACTTTGAAAACAAGGAAGGTTTGTATCGGGCCTGCGCCGAACTGATCACGCACGATGCGAGCAGCCATTTCAAATCAGTGTTGAGCATGATCGAGGCGCACTTGCTGCAACCGGTCTCCAGGAAGCAGGCGATCTGCCTGTTTTGCGACCTGCAGGATTCCATTGTCGACCGCCTCCTGGGGTGCGGTGAACAGGATGACACCCGGCGCCTGTTCATGGCCATGTCGCAGACAGGCCAAGGTTTGGAATGTGGTTTTACATTGATGCGTGAGCATGTTGCCGACAAGATCGACAGCGCCGCCCAGACCCTGGTGGCGATCGCATGCTCGTTGCCACCTGAAGAACCCTTGGTGAAAGTGCGGGCCATGACGCTACTGGGGCAGACTTTGATTTTTCACGTGGGGCGTCGATACACCGAGGCGGCGCTCAATTGGACTCAGATTTCTGGTGAAGACCTTGACCTGCTGAAGACCGTGCTCAGGGAGCAATCCGTAGCCGCCTTGTCTAGCTACGGAGGGTGA